CTAAAAAAAGAAGCAAGAAAAACCCACTAACGAAGTTAGATAAAAAGCAAAACCAAATAATTTCATCAAGCCAAGTTTTGGTTGAAAACATAATTCGCTATTTGAAAATATTCAGAATTTTTGCTGAAAAATATAGGAACAGAAGAAAGAAATATAACCTGAGACTTAATCTGATTGCTGGGCTTTACAATTTTCAATTATGAAAGAGGTCTATTAATTCTGTTCATTTGGATTTGTAAAGCTTCTATAATACCTTAAACTTCGATTTGGCCACCAACTCTTTCCCTGTTAATACCAGCAAATAATCGCCTTTGGGCAATATGCCTGTATCGAAAACTAATTGGTTATACCCTTTTACAGATGAAACTTGGTTCTTGGTAAATATTCGTTTGTTGTTATAATCAATTAAATAATAATCGAGCACCAAGGGCTGCAATAGAGTTAGTTCTATATTGAGCAAGCCCTGCAGGGTATTGGTACTGGCTTTTATATCTTCCACATATTTGTTGTCGGTAAAATGCGTTTCGGTTGGGTTTATATAATTGCCCACACTCAAATAATTGAGTTGTTGCGGTGCAATGCCTTTAAAATTCTCGGAGCCTAGGTATAAACTTAAGGTATCAATAATAGCCAATCCCTCCATTTGCCCCAGGGTTAATGCACTGCCTAGACTTATAAATCGTTTATTGCCTTTTGTAAACTGAAAATTATCATAACCAAACAATATCCATAAACCAATATTGCCCAGTTTATCATACCCACACAGTGCGGCCCACTTGCCATTGGGGGAAACATCAGCACCTGTAATAAGCAAATTGGTATTAAAGCTATCGACCAAATGGGCGGTATACTCCCCTTCTTTTGCAGGCAATGTATAATGTTTGGTCCATTTGTTCAGCCAGTTTTTGGTGAACAAATGCAGGGTATCTTGCCAATAAAAAAATGCCTCGCAATCGAAATTGTGTCGGTTGCGTTTGGTAAAGTCTGTTTGGTCGGGATATTTAAAACTGATTTCCTTGGCATCGGCAGCGGTATCGTCCAATTTACTTTTATCAATGATATAGATTTTTAATTTCTTGCGGCTGCCGTTATTGTTCCCAAAATCGCCAATATATATATGTTCACCATCTTGGGTTATATCTTCCCAGTCTTTGTTTTTGGTATTTACTTTCACCTCATGCAGCACTGCACCTGTTTGTGCGTCTATTTTATATAATGATGAAGAATTATTGCCATCATTATGCCCCCACAAGTAGCCATTCAATGAAATAATTCCCGAAATTTCTTTGACTGTAATTGGTAATTTTGCAACTTCATCGCAAAT
This genomic stretch from Bacteroidota bacterium harbors:
- a CDS encoding transposase family protein; this translates as KKRSKKNPLTKLDKKQNQIISSSQVLVENIIRYLKIFRIFAEKYRNRRKKYNLRLNLIAGLYNFQL
- a CDS encoding T9SS C-terminal target domain-containing protein, which translates into the protein MFRAILILILVSSYSNLQSQVRGCTDPQALNYNTQATINDGKCKYKNTNFICDEVAKLPITVKEISGIISLNGYLWGHNDGNNSSSLYKIDAQTGAVLHEVKVNTKNKDWEDITQDGEHIYIGDFGNNNGSRKKLKIYIIDKSKLDDTAADAKEISFKYPDQTDFTKRNRHNFDCEAFFYWQDTLHLFTKNWLNKWTKHYTLPAKEGEYTAHLVDSFNTNLLITGADVSPNGKWAALCGYDKLGNIGLWILFGYDNFQFTKGNKRFISLGSALTLGQMEGLAIIDTLSLYLGSENFKGIAPQQLNYLSVGNYINPTETHFTDNKYVEDIKASTNTLQGLLNIELTLLQPLVLDYYLIDYNNKRIFTKNQVSSVKGYNQLVFDTGILPKGDYLLVLTGKELVAKSKFKVL